From a single Lewinella sp. LCG006 genomic region:
- a CDS encoding glycosyltransferase family 2 protein: MARSLSVIITTYNEAVNIARCLESILEIASDILVVDSFSTDKTVEIARRYPVRILERKYLGPADQKNWAIPQAKHQWVLLLDADELATPELCAEIKGLLAAEQAPAADAYWIGRNNYFLGQPIRYSGWQGDQVIRFFHRDRARYNELQVHEEIATDGIEVATLSGRLDHYTFRSLDHYLDKTRRYARWSAKDHSGRTTRVGYFHLLAKPLFRFFKHYIIQQGFRDGKVGLMVSAIMAWGVFLRYAFLLEQQRGG; this comes from the coding sequence GTGGCCCGTTCCTTATCCGTCATCATTACCACCTACAACGAAGCAGTAAATATTGCTCGCTGCCTGGAGAGTATCCTGGAGATCGCCAGTGATATTTTAGTGGTAGATAGTTTCAGTACGGACAAGACGGTAGAGATAGCTCGCCGTTATCCGGTACGTATTCTAGAGCGGAAGTACCTGGGGCCAGCCGACCAAAAGAATTGGGCCATCCCACAAGCCAAGCATCAGTGGGTGCTGTTGTTGGATGCGGATGAGCTGGCCACACCTGAGCTTTGTGCGGAAATAAAAGGACTACTAGCGGCTGAACAGGCACCAGCTGCCGATGCCTATTGGATTGGGCGTAATAATTATTTTCTAGGCCAACCTATTCGCTACAGCGGTTGGCAGGGCGATCAGGTCATCCGTTTTTTTCATCGAGATCGGGCGCGCTACAATGAGTTGCAAGTACACGAAGAAATCGCGACCGATGGCATTGAGGTCGCCACATTAAGCGGCCGACTCGATCACTACACCTTCCGGAGCCTGGATCATTATTTGGATAAAACCCGCCGCTATGCTCGCTGGTCGGCAAAGGACCACTCCGGCAGAACTACCCGGGTAGGCTATTTTCACCTTCTGGCCAAGCCGCTGTTTCGATTTTTCAAACATTACATCATCCAGCAGGGATTTCGCGACGGCAAGGTGGGGCTCATGGTCAGCGCAATTATGGCTTGGGGCGTCTTTTTACGTTACGCTTTCTTATTGGAGCAGCAGCGAGGAGGGTGA
- a CDS encoding redoxin domain-containing protein, protein MAVKAGDKAPTFTLVSDNLKEVSLSDYTGKNVVLLFFPMAFTSVCTTELCMMRDDIATYNNLDADIVAVSVDSPFTLARFKEDQKLNFPLLSDFNKEVSRNYGTLYEEFVLGLRGVSKRSAFVIDKEGTVRYAEVLENAGEVPDFAAIRKALA, encoded by the coding sequence ATGGCTGTTAAAGCAGGTGACAAAGCACCCACATTCACCCTTGTTTCAGATAACCTGAAAGAAGTTTCTCTTAGTGATTACACTGGGAAAAACGTTGTGTTATTATTCTTTCCCATGGCTTTTACCAGCGTTTGCACGACGGAATTGTGCATGATGCGTGACGATATTGCAACCTACAATAATTTGGATGCGGATATCGTGGCAGTATCGGTGGATTCTCCATTTACGCTGGCGCGTTTTAAGGAAGACCAGAAATTGAATTTCCCCCTATTGTCAGATTTCAATAAAGAAGTATCGCGTAATTATGGTACGCTTTATGAGGAGTTTGTACTAGGGTTGAGAGGTGTATCAAAGCGTTCGGCCTTTGTCATTGATAAAGAAGGAACTGTTCGCTACGCTGAGGTGTTAGAAAATGCCGGTGAGGTGCCTGATTTTGCGGCCATACGCAAAGCACTGGCGTAA
- a CDS encoding DMT family transporter, translated as MLTEEQRAYLELHVAVLLFGLTAILGDLIQLTALVLVWWRVLLTSGSLLPFVKPQYLLRDLGQTLLLRFMGIGVLVALHWLTFYGAIKLSNASICLICMATTSFFTAFLEPIIVKRPFRWYEMALGLLIIPGMVLVVNNIQPGMIWGVIAGLTSAFLAATFATFNKKYLADVHPSRVTFVELGSAWLFLSAVLGVFLLTGRDIGTWWPASNSDWLYLLILAFLCTNLAYTLSLRSLRHLSAFAANLTVNLEPVYGIILAWLLLNEQEDLDPGFYWGVVIILLAVFSYPLIRRRMRRYES; from the coding sequence ATGCTTACAGAAGAACAGCGTGCATATTTAGAATTACACGTAGCCGTGTTGCTGTTTGGCCTTACCGCCATTCTCGGTGATCTTATCCAACTAACGGCGCTGGTACTGGTTTGGTGGCGCGTACTGCTCACCAGTGGTAGCCTTCTTCCTTTTGTCAAGCCCCAATATCTGCTGCGTGATTTGGGCCAAACACTGCTCCTACGTTTTATGGGTATTGGTGTCTTGGTTGCCTTGCATTGGCTCACTTTTTATGGCGCTATCAAGCTATCGAATGCTTCTATCTGTCTCATTTGTATGGCTACGACCTCTTTTTTCACTGCTTTTCTTGAGCCTATTATTGTCAAACGCCCTTTTCGCTGGTACGAGATGGCTTTGGGCTTGCTGATTATTCCAGGCATGGTACTCGTTGTGAACAACATCCAACCCGGTATGATCTGGGGGGTTATTGCCGGACTCACTTCCGCCTTTCTGGCCGCCACATTTGCTACCTTCAATAAAAAATACTTAGCTGATGTGCACCCTAGCCGGGTTACTTTCGTAGAGTTGGGTAGTGCCTGGTTGTTCCTCAGTGCTGTTCTAGGTGTTTTCTTACTTACCGGACGCGATATAGGTACCTGGTGGCCAGCATCCAACAGCGACTGGCTGTACCTGCTTATCCTGGCTTTTTTGTGTACCAATCTGGCTTACACGCTCAGTTTACGATCCTTGCGGCACCTTTCGGCCTTTGCGGCCAACCTTACTGTCAACCTTGAGCCTGTTTACGGTATCATTCTCGCCTGGCTCCTGCTCAACGAACAGGAAGATTTAGACCCCGGTTTTTATTGGGGGGTAGTCATTATTCTATTGGCCGTATTCAGCTATCCTCTCATCCGCCGCAGAATGCGACGGTATGAAAGTTAG
- a CDS encoding T9SS type A sorting domain-containing protein has translation MNNKLNLLRSSLLGTLLFGASLLFAQPITTINAGNLTQFLDEMDSYFGDIMEVSEAQLTQFAGSFVVSGTSNSCPAPTPVQNGMDDNQVSFSWAPGSSANYRVGYLNLMTGTSAVAAITGNNYTFNVPNGLYAFAFQKNCGTEKSNATIIIYDKVVGLTALTDLSCKCKHSEIITGDLAGIQVIAYHEFDIWIQEEISETVINQIHFKKSCIDCDEYLYNPDCNNNGLDVLNNIFYYQDGEDNNLATICLTGNNFGLELDLAEGVTAALGICKESKRGDQNATPVVQVRPSGPQQYRIEKSAEENAGSYPIILYNQSGQKLKQWTYEAAASQLVQEIDLNPYPAGMYYLQIGTSNGVVVEKLIRS, from the coding sequence ATGAACAACAAGTTAAACCTTCTGCGGAGTAGCCTCCTTGGCACTTTGCTCTTTGGGGCGTCCTTGCTCTTTGCCCAACCTATCACTACCATTAATGCCGGAAATCTCACGCAATTTCTTGATGAAATGGATAGCTATTTTGGGGATATAATGGAGGTGAGTGAAGCTCAATTGACCCAATTTGCGGGTTCTTTTGTAGTGAGCGGAACCTCAAATAGTTGCCCAGCACCTACTCCTGTTCAAAATGGTATGGATGATAACCAGGTGAGTTTTTCCTGGGCGCCAGGAAGTAGTGCCAACTACCGCGTAGGGTATTTAAACCTTATGACGGGGACCTCTGCCGTGGCCGCAATTACTGGAAACAACTATACTTTTAATGTTCCTAATGGATTGTATGCCTTCGCTTTTCAGAAAAACTGTGGGACAGAAAAAAGCAATGCTACCATCATCATTTATGATAAGGTAGTAGGACTGACCGCCTTAACTGATCTCAGTTGTAAATGCAAACATTCGGAAATTATTACAGGTGATTTAGCGGGCATTCAAGTGATAGCATACCATGAATTCGATATTTGGATACAAGAAGAAATATCGGAAACAGTCATCAATCAAATACACTTTAAAAAGTCTTGCATAGATTGTGATGAATACCTTTACAATCCGGATTGTAACAATAATGGCTTAGATGTTTTGAACAATATTTTCTATTACCAAGATGGAGAGGACAATAACCTAGCAACGATCTGTCTTACGGGGAATAATTTTGGCTTGGAGCTAGACTTGGCCGAAGGCGTCACAGCGGCATTAGGTATTTGTAAAGAGAGCAAGCGGGGGGATCAAAATGCTACTCCTGTTGTGCAAGTTCGTCCTTCTGGCCCTCAACAGTACCGAATAGAAAAATCAGCGGAAGAAAATGCTGGCAGCTACCCGATCATACTGTACAATCAATCAGGTCAAAAATTAAAGCAATGGACTTACGAAGCAGCAGCTAGTCAGTTGGTCCAAGAAATAGATTTAAACCCTTATCCAGCGGGCATGTATTATTTGCAAATAGGTACTTCGAACGGTGTAGTGGTAGAAAAATTAATAAGATCGTAG
- a CDS encoding ATP-dependent Clp protease adaptor ClpS, which translates to MLFSNQVEELEEVLVEDEVDDTGTGEPAQLIVYNDDHNSFDWVIKCFVEVLGHASSQSEQLALIIHTKGKASVKNGPKKVLKPQKDALTERGLSAVIEEAK; encoded by the coding sequence ATGTTGTTCTCCAATCAAGTAGAAGAGCTGGAAGAAGTACTGGTAGAAGATGAAGTAGATGATACAGGAACCGGGGAACCGGCACAACTTATCGTTTACAATGATGACCACAATTCGTTTGATTGGGTCATCAAATGCTTCGTCGAAGTGCTTGGCCATGCGTCTTCACAATCTGAGCAGTTGGCGCTTATTATCCATACAAAAGGAAAAGCAAGCGTGAAGAATGGCCCTAAGAAAGTGCTAAAACCCCAAAAGGATGCACTCACTGAGCGTGGGCTTTCGGCGGTGATTGAAGAAGCTAAGTAA
- the cysQ gene encoding 3'(2'),5'-bisphosphate nucleotidase CysQ produces the protein MMIDFQILATEVGAIARAAGAAILEIYADESNFGIEHKADNSPLTRADQAANAVIMAGLTKLDFQAPIVSEENKEVPYQERKDFDYFWLVDPLDGTKEFIKRNGEFTVNIALVKDGSVVFGVVYVPVTGELFWAAKGHGAFEAKAAGPERIEAANFTMKDAGLKVVASRSHLNEGTQAFIDGLVDPVLVSKGSSLKLLLVASGAAHLYPRLAPTMEWDTAAAQVIVEEAGGKVLQAATKEPVVYNKENLLNPHFIVYGQLRD, from the coding sequence ATGATGATTGATTTTCAGATACTAGCCACTGAGGTCGGAGCTATTGCCCGTGCAGCGGGTGCTGCTATTCTAGAGATATACGCCGATGAAAGCAATTTTGGTATTGAGCACAAGGCTGACAATAGCCCACTGACACGTGCCGATCAAGCGGCGAATGCCGTCATCATGGCTGGCCTTACAAAGCTTGATTTTCAGGCACCCATCGTTTCGGAAGAAAACAAAGAGGTACCCTATCAGGAACGGAAGGACTTCGATTACTTTTGGTTGGTAGACCCGCTGGATGGTACCAAAGAATTCATTAAACGCAATGGAGAGTTTACGGTCAACATCGCATTGGTAAAAGATGGTAGCGTTGTATTTGGCGTTGTCTATGTACCTGTCACAGGCGAATTGTTTTGGGCCGCCAAGGGGCATGGTGCTTTTGAAGCCAAGGCGGCAGGCCCAGAGCGCATTGAGGCGGCCAATTTCACGATGAAGGATGCAGGACTAAAGGTAGTAGCCAGCCGGAGCCACCTCAATGAAGGCACTCAGGCGTTTATAGATGGCTTGGTAGATCCAGTGCTGGTAAGTAAAGGTTCTTCCCTGAAATTGTTACTGGTTGCTTCGGGAGCGGCTCATTTGTATCCGCGTTTGGCACCGACGATGGAGTGGGATACCGCTGCTGCCCAGGTTATTGTAGAAGAAGCGGGTGGCAAAGTGCTACAAGCAGCAACCAAGGAACCCGTAGTTTATAATAAAGAAAATTTACTCAACCCTCACTTTATCGTTTACGGGCAATTGAGGGATTAA
- a CDS encoding OsmC family protein codes for MKFSRKASASWQGSGKDGKGSVSTQSTVLDKTPYSFKTRFEEGKGTNPEELIAAAHAGCFTMQLSFLLSEAGHVPDELTTSAKVNFEDGAIPSIELTLEGKVPSIDADTFAELAEKAKEICPISKLLKTEITLTTKLM; via the coding sequence ATGAAATTTTCAAGAAAAGCAAGTGCCAGTTGGCAAGGTAGTGGTAAAGATGGTAAGGGGAGTGTAAGCACCCAAAGCACAGTATTGGACAAGACGCCTTACTCTTTTAAAACCCGTTTTGAGGAGGGCAAAGGTACCAATCCAGAAGAATTGATTGCTGCAGCGCATGCCGGTTGCTTTACCATGCAGTTGAGTTTTTTGCTCAGCGAAGCTGGTCATGTGCCTGATGAGCTTACGACAAGTGCCAAAGTGAATTTTGAAGACGGAGCTATTCCTAGCATTGAACTGACCTTGGAAGGTAAGGTCCCTTCAATTGATGCGGACACCTTTGCTGAACTCGCAGAGAAAGCCAAGGAAATCTGCCCAATTTCGAAATTATTAAAGACAGAGATTACGCTCACGACGAAGCTAATGTAA
- the aat gene encoding leucyl/phenylalanyl-tRNA--protein transferase — protein sequence MPVYWLPENELRFPHPKEASPDGLLAVGGDLSPERLLLAYSWGIFPWYAAGDPILWWNPDPRFVLFPDDLRVSKSMRPYFNQEKYRVTYDTAFSAVIKACSAIPRREQVSTWITQDMIKAYERLHELGHAHSVEVWQEETLVGGLYGIAMGKVFFGESMFAKATNASKFGFISLVGALKAQGYQLVDCQQETKHLASMGAKTMKRSVFLEWLRKNRNLPLVPGNWEDGVF from the coding sequence ATGCCCGTATACTGGCTGCCAGAAAATGAACTGAGATTTCCTCACCCCAAAGAGGCCAGTCCGGATGGATTGTTGGCGGTTGGTGGTGATTTGAGTCCGGAGCGTTTGTTACTGGCTTACAGCTGGGGCATCTTTCCGTGGTATGCTGCCGGAGACCCCATCCTTTGGTGGAACCCCGACCCTCGTTTCGTACTCTTTCCCGATGATCTAAGGGTAAGCAAGAGTATGCGTCCTTATTTCAACCAAGAAAAATATCGGGTAACTTATGACACTGCTTTTTCAGCGGTGATCAAAGCCTGTAGTGCCATCCCACGTCGCGAGCAGGTAAGCACATGGATAACCCAGGATATGATCAAAGCTTACGAACGGCTGCATGAATTGGGCCACGCCCATTCGGTAGAAGTATGGCAAGAAGAGACACTCGTGGGCGGCCTCTATGGTATTGCGATGGGCAAGGTCTTTTTTGGGGAATCAATGTTTGCCAAAGCGACCAATGCCTCTAAATTTGGGTTTATCTCTTTGGTCGGAGCGCTGAAAGCACAGGGATACCAACTTGTCGACTGTCAGCAGGAAACCAAACACCTTGCAAGCATGGGGGCTAAAACGATGAAGAGAAGTGTATTTCTGGAGTGGCTGAGAAAAAACAGGAATCTTCCTCTGGTGCCGGGAAATTGGGAGGATGGTGTTTTTTAG